In one window of Desulfonatronospira thiodismutans ASO3-1 DNA:
- a CDS encoding type II toxin-antitoxin system VapC family toxin, with translation MILVDTGAWLALLDRRDASHGLCCDFFRNNREPLMTTWPVLVECVHLMFGRIGVSKTLAWLHTLESQGVGIFVMEASHFPRVIALMNQFRDLPMDLADASLVLLAEESGEGRIVSTDERDFHAYRWKNQYPFRNLLLEQP, from the coding sequence ATGATTTTGGTTGATACCGGTGCCTGGCTGGCCTTGCTTGACCGCCGTGATGCCAGTCATGGGCTGTGCTGTGATTTTTTCCGCAACAATCGTGAGCCTCTGATGACCACATGGCCTGTGCTCGTGGAATGTGTGCATCTTATGTTTGGGCGAATTGGAGTTTCCAAGACCCTGGCATGGCTGCATACTTTAGAATCGCAGGGAGTAGGGATATTTGTCATGGAAGCATCTCATTTTCCCCGAGTAATTGCATTGATGAATCAGTTCAGGGACCTGCCCATGGACCTGGCTGATGCGTCACTTGTTCTCCTGGCGGAAGAAAGTGGCGAAGGCCGTATCGTAAGCACCGACGAACGCGATTTTCATGCATACCGCTGGAAAAACCAGTACCCCTTTCGAAATCTGCTTCTGGAGCAACCTTAA
- a CDS encoding outer membrane homotrimeric porin, producing the protein MKRLLITALAMIFVLGAFGQAQAIEFRAKGDWQLGINAVKNPTFDSDDEVDEFMGTTRVRTTFEFIANENLRGVMRINSNDRTWGADGIGREQGSFEYDRAYLDYFIPGTNIHMQVGKQGLTIPNTLGSHIFDDDIWAVNSFTPLHENVGLVLSWARANDMFEAGPNKNDEIDAFLTILPINMDGLQLQPFGIYGMKGQGAFANADVFPYVDGESRTSSHVYWGGINFTADLFDPLVLSGDFNYGRHSSNITGDTVGEETRGWIAALAAEYHTDHFTPELFLMYESGHSSSFTGKDGNTRGRVMPFISGDLHRVSSFGMSGSQLRGIGRAALDGYAGINSFGPSGKMAIGAGVRDLSLLDNVTHDMQLTYYQGTNHRDLRALGTEMDEIYFTTRDMAWEFTLDTQYQMYENLAAILELGYLAPSLSSGGDRDPDIQDDDAWKAATGLRFQF; encoded by the coding sequence ATGAAACGTTTGCTTATTACTGCTCTGGCCATGATTTTCGTTCTGGGGGCTTTCGGCCAGGCTCAGGCCATTGAGTTCAGAGCCAAAGGAGACTGGCAGCTGGGCATCAATGCGGTGAAGAACCCCACTTTCGACTCTGATGATGAGGTGGACGAATTCATGGGCACTACACGGGTCAGGACCACCTTTGAATTCATTGCCAATGAGAACTTAAGGGGAGTCATGCGCATCAATTCCAACGACCGCACCTGGGGAGCGGACGGCATCGGGCGGGAACAGGGCTCTTTCGAGTACGACCGGGCTTACCTGGACTATTTCATTCCAGGCACCAATATCCACATGCAGGTGGGCAAGCAGGGATTGACCATCCCCAATACACTGGGCTCGCATATCTTTGACGACGATATCTGGGCCGTGAACTCATTTACCCCATTACATGAAAACGTGGGCCTGGTGCTCAGCTGGGCCAGGGCCAACGATATGTTTGAAGCCGGTCCGAATAAAAACGATGAAATAGATGCTTTTCTCACCATTCTGCCTATTAATATGGATGGCCTGCAGCTGCAGCCCTTTGGCATCTACGGAATGAAAGGGCAGGGTGCTTTTGCCAATGCTGATGTTTTTCCGTACGTTGACGGTGAAAGCAGGACTTCTTCTCACGTGTACTGGGGTGGCATCAATTTTACCGCGGATCTCTTTGATCCCCTGGTGCTAAGTGGTGATTTCAACTACGGCCGCCACAGCAGCAATATCACCGGCGATACCGTGGGCGAGGAAACCAGGGGCTGGATCGCAGCCCTGGCTGCAGAGTACCACACAGACCACTTTACCCCGGAGCTTTTCTTGATGTACGAATCCGGGCACAGCAGCTCTTTCACCGGTAAGGACGGAAATACCCGGGGAAGGGTCATGCCTTTTATCTCGGGCGATCTGCACCGGGTATCCAGCTTCGGCATGAGCGGATCTCAACTGCGGGGCATCGGCAGGGCCGCCCTGGACGGATATGCAGGAATCAACTCTTTTGGTCCCAGCGGTAAGATGGCCATAGGCGCTGGCGTGAGGGACCTTAGTTTATTGGATAATGTTACTCACGATATGCAGCTGACCTACTACCAGGGCACAAATCACAGGGACCTGCGCGCCCTGGGCACAGAGATGGACGAGATATATTTCACTACCAGGGACATGGCCTGGGAATTCACCCTGGATACCCAGTACCAGATGTACGAAAACCTGGCTGCTATTCTGGAGCTTGGTTACTTAGCTCCAAGCCTGAGCAGCGGTGGAGACCGCGATCCCGACATCCAGGACGACGATGCCTGGAAGGCGGCTACCGGCCTGCGCTTTCAATTTTAA
- a CDS encoding type II toxin-antitoxin system PemK/MazF family toxin, translated as MRQVEIWEIDLNPTIGSEIKKKRPAVIINNDSIGILPLKVIVPVTEWKDSFEGAIWLVKIVPDSDNNLMKLSAVDTFQIRSVSTKRFLVKTGSVSSRVLEEIKTAVKAVVDG; from the coding sequence GTGAGACAGGTTGAAATATGGGAAATAGACCTAAACCCGACTATCGGATCCGAAATAAAGAAGAAACGGCCTGCTGTAATTATAAATAACGATTCAATAGGAATTTTGCCTCTCAAAGTAATAGTTCCTGTAACAGAATGGAAAGATAGTTTTGAGGGAGCTATATGGCTGGTAAAAATCGTACCAGACAGTGATAATAATCTAATGAAGCTATCTGCTGTTGATACGTTTCAGATCCGGTCCGTGTCGACAAAACGTTTTTTGGTAAAGACAGGTTCAGTATCCTCAAGAGTATTGGAAGAAATAAAAACAGCCGTTAAAGCGGTGGTTGATGGCTGA
- a CDS encoding CopG family antitoxin has translation MKYELTPEEQEMENSADQLRSVSGEKRQKVEDMLGRARKNEVISLRISEADLEMIRNQAAAQGLPYQTFINSILHKYVTGQLYDRQEVRKLLAEMRGT, from the coding sequence ATGAAATACGAATTGACACCGGAAGAACAGGAAATGGAGAACAGTGCGGACCAGCTTAGATCCGTTAGTGGAGAAAAGCGGCAAAAGGTCGAGGACATGCTTGGACGCGCCAGAAAAAACGAGGTGATAAGCTTACGCATCTCTGAGGCTGACCTGGAAATGATCAGAAACCAGGCGGCAGCGCAGGGCCTTCCTTACCAGACTTTTATCAACAGCATTCTGCACAAATACGTTACCGGACAGTTGTACGACAGACAGGAGGTCAGAAAGCTACTGGCGGAAATGCGGGGAACCTGA
- a CDS encoding type II toxin-antitoxin system YafQ family toxin, translating into MPAPPQRLRPHVKRMKKRGNNLEKLKIIISSLLNQEPLDDIHRDHKLIGNWKGRRECHIESDWLLIYLVEPDRVVFERTGTHSDLFQKLREEIF; encoded by the coding sequence GTGCCGGCACCTCCTCAAAGGTTACGCCCGCACGTAAAACGGATGAAAAAGCGTGGTAATAATCTTGAAAAATTGAAAATAATCATCAGTTCACTACTGAATCAGGAGCCACTTGATGACATCCATCGCGACCATAAGCTGATTGGTAATTGGAAGGGACGCCGGGAATGCCATATTGAATCCGACTGGCTGTTGATTTATCTGGTTGAACCGGACCGTGTTGTCTTTGAGCGCACTGGCACCCACTCTGACTTATTTCAGAAATTAAGAGAAGAAATTTTTTGA
- a CDS encoding type II TA system antitoxin MqsA family protein — protein sequence MQEHKCPACSSLMEFKELKKKKVFKGLDIEYSGNFFVCPGCSLEAGDAGSAGEVQRAIADAYREKAGLLTGQEIRELRDSKGLTQEQLSRALNVGVASIKRWESGMVQSRSMDGLLRRQLKPEPNPYTGNRETSLPRIKLVAQTLEKILSRQLLKEGDRFLFLGKYLWYADMLAFRRSGQGLTGASYAALPYGPQLNNYRDLVEPINNSDIADAEPLSREEHAVIHYIAECFPYDRDIYDASHKEKVWYDAPAGSLISYLCAYELTQIPEEA from the coding sequence ATGCAAGAACACAAGTGCCCTGCCTGCTCCAGCTTGATGGAGTTTAAGGAACTGAAGAAGAAAAAGGTCTTTAAAGGGCTGGACATTGAATATTCCGGCAATTTTTTCGTATGTCCCGGCTGCAGTCTTGAGGCCGGAGATGCCGGGTCCGCCGGCGAAGTGCAGCGTGCAATAGCCGATGCATACCGGGAAAAGGCCGGATTATTAACCGGCCAGGAAATCCGTGAGCTTAGAGATTCCAAGGGGTTGACCCAGGAGCAGCTAAGCCGGGCTCTGAATGTAGGTGTTGCCAGTATCAAGCGCTGGGAATCCGGCATGGTTCAGTCCAGGTCCATGGACGGGCTTCTTCGCAGGCAACTTAAGCCTGAACCCAATCCTTATACCGGAAACCGGGAAACCAGCCTGCCCCGGATAAAGCTGGTCGCCCAAACCCTGGAAAAGATCCTGAGCAGACAACTGCTCAAGGAGGGGGACAGGTTTCTGTTTCTGGGAAAATACCTGTGGTATGCGGATATGCTTGCTTTCAGACGTTCAGGTCAAGGACTCACCGGCGCAAGCTATGCAGCCCTGCCTTATGGTCCACAGCTGAACAATTATAGAGATCTTGTAGAGCCCATCAATAATTCCGACATTGCGGATGCAGAACCTCTTTCCCGGGAGGAGCATGCCGTTATTCACTATATAGCTGAATGCTTTCCCTATGACCGGGACATATACGATGCCTCACACAAAGAAAAAGTATGGTATGATGCCCCGGCAGGCTCTTTGATTTCTTACTTGTGCGCATACGAACTGACCCAGATACCAGAAGAGGCGTAG
- a CDS encoding tRNA(5-methylaminomethyl-2-thiouridylate) methyltransferase encodes MSTKHVKNEKDIMTHKEIDQYHALALFSGGLDSILSIKTIQEQGLKVLGLHFCSPFFGNPQKLEHWEKVYGLDLLALDVSREYVQMLCSGPEFGLGKLLNPCIDCKIFMLQKTRDLLDKYGAEFVISGEVLGQRPMSQRRDALFVILKEAGLKDLLLRPLSARHLPPTRAEREGLVDRGQLQAISGRGRKEQMALARKYNITEIPTPAGGCRLTDQESCKRYLPLLQHHRPGPEDFVLANQGRQFWCESYWMTIGRDKQDNERIQEMVRDDDYMFWLKMHPGPTGLGRNITGSPWPGKVLQSAAALVGHYSPRARKCLRKVDVTVQHKGEQTELSVWPGPDLEGLSWAEPVWDQDAARGLFAV; translated from the coding sequence ATGTCAACGAAACATGTAAAGAATGAAAAAGATATCATGACCCACAAGGAAATCGATCAATACCATGCTCTGGCCCTTTTTTCCGGGGGGCTGGATTCCATATTGTCCATCAAGACTATCCAGGAGCAGGGTCTAAAGGTCCTGGGTCTGCACTTCTGCTCCCCCTTTTTCGGGAACCCGCAGAAGCTGGAGCACTGGGAGAAGGTGTACGGCCTGGATCTGCTGGCCCTGGACGTATCCCGGGAGTATGTGCAAATGCTTTGCAGCGGGCCGGAATTCGGCCTGGGAAAGCTGCTCAACCCATGTATTGACTGCAAGATCTTTATGCTTCAGAAGACGAGAGACCTGCTGGATAAATACGGGGCCGAGTTTGTCATTTCCGGTGAAGTACTGGGTCAGCGTCCCATGTCCCAGCGAAGGGACGCCCTGTTTGTCATCCTCAAGGAAGCCGGGTTAAAGGACCTGCTTTTAAGGCCCCTTTCAGCCAGGCACCTGCCGCCGACCAGGGCCGAGAGAGAAGGCCTGGTGGACCGCGGTCAGCTGCAGGCCATCTCCGGCAGGGGACGCAAGGAGCAGATGGCCCTGGCCAGAAAATACAACATTACCGAGATCCCCACTCCAGCTGGGGGATGCCGCCTGACAGACCAGGAATCATGCAAGAGATACCTGCCCCTTCTGCAGCATCACAGACCCGGGCCGGAGGACTTTGTCCTGGCCAACCAGGGCCGGCAGTTCTGGTGTGAATCCTACTGGATGACCATCGGCCGGGACAAGCAGGACAATGAACGCATACAGGAAATGGTCCGGGATGATGACTATATGTTCTGGCTCAAGATGCATCCAGGCCCCACCGGTCTTGGACGGAATATAACCGGATCGCCCTGGCCCGGTAAAGTCCTGCAGAGCGCTGCAGCCCTGGTGGGACATTACTCCCCCAGGGCCAGGAAATGCCTGCGCAAGGTAGACGTGACTGTGCAGCACAAAGGAGAGCAGACAGAGCTTTCAGTGTGGCCCGGACCGGACCTGGAAGGACTCTCCTGGGCCGAGCCGGTGTGGGATCAGGATGCGGCCAGGGGGCTTTTTGCAGTTTAA
- a CDS encoding outer membrane homotrimeric porin produces the protein MKRLVTLAIMVAFILGGFGVAQAIEFKAKGDWQIGVMGVSNPTFDSDDEVDEFQATTRVRTTFEFIANENLRGVMRVHSGDRTWGADGIGREGDDTGVSSFEYDQAYLDFMIPNSPVNMKVGKQPITFPGTFGSHIFDDTMWGVTATTPITDEVGMTLGWSRLDDQVSQGDDRNDEQDFFYAMVPVTLDGVDITPFGMYGMQGADATIGTTAGMDELEARESSEVWWAGVNFAVDMFDPIVISGDFNYGSQRSFDTDDVDAGSFETDGWIAALSAQYVMDYMTPEIFFMYESGHDESDMRDGEGGVMPSIGGDLYGMSTFAGSGSVLRGIGRAAFNNYDGAYGFSAFGATGKMAVGAKLGDMSFIDDVTHDLQLTYYQGTNDKDLRGVGDSNEDAFFTTRDHAWEVTFDTQYQMYENLSALLELGYLHPSMDSGHADGVEDDSAWKAATGLRYMF, from the coding sequence ATGAAACGTTTAGTAACTCTGGCCATTATGGTCGCCTTTATCCTGGGCGGCTTCGGCGTGGCCCAGGCCATCGAGTTCAAGGCCAAGGGAGACTGGCAGATCGGTGTAATGGGTGTATCCAACCCCACTTTCGATTCTGATGACGAGGTGGATGAATTCCAAGCCACTACACGTGTTCGGACAACTTTTGAATTTATCGCCAATGAAAACCTCAGAGGTGTAATGCGTGTTCATTCCGGCGACCGTACCTGGGGTGCTGATGGTATTGGCCGTGAAGGGGATGATACTGGAGTCAGCTCTTTCGAGTACGACCAGGCCTACCTGGACTTCATGATTCCCAATAGTCCGGTGAACATGAAGGTTGGTAAACAGCCAATTACTTTTCCCGGAACTTTCGGATCCCATATTTTTGATGACACCATGTGGGGTGTTACAGCAACAACCCCCATTACCGATGAAGTGGGCATGACTCTGGGGTGGTCAAGGCTGGATGACCAGGTAAGCCAGGGCGATGATAGAAATGACGAGCAGGATTTCTTTTACGCAATGGTCCCTGTTACACTGGATGGGGTGGACATTACCCCGTTTGGTATGTACGGTATGCAGGGTGCTGATGCCACTATTGGCACTACTGCCGGTATGGATGAATTAGAGGCTCGCGAATCTTCCGAAGTATGGTGGGCAGGTGTAAACTTTGCCGTGGACATGTTTGATCCCATCGTGATAAGCGGTGACTTTAACTATGGCAGTCAGAGAAGTTTCGACACAGACGATGTTGATGCCGGCAGCTTTGAAACTGATGGCTGGATCGCTGCCCTGTCAGCACAGTACGTGATGGACTACATGACCCCCGAGATCTTCTTTATGTATGAATCCGGCCATGATGAAAGCGACATGCGAGATGGTGAAGGCGGGGTTATGCCCTCCATTGGTGGCGATCTTTACGGCATGTCCACTTTTGCCGGCAGTGGTTCCGTTCTGAGAGGCATAGGAAGGGCCGCTTTCAATAACTATGATGGTGCCTATGGTTTCAGCGCATTCGGAGCTACTGGAAAAATGGCTGTTGGTGCCAAGCTCGGCGACATGAGCTTTATCGACGATGTGACTCACGACCTGCAGCTCACCTACTACCAGGGTACCAATGACAAGGATCTTCGGGGCGTGGGTGACAGTAATGAAGATGCCTTCTTTACCACCAGAGACCATGCATGGGAAGTAACCTTTGATACCCAGTATCAGATGTACGAAAATCTGTCAGCTCTGCTGGAACTGGGCTACCTGCATCCCAGCATGGACAGCGGACATGCTGACGGGGTCGAAGACGACTCTGCCTGGAAGGCCGCAACTGGTCTGCGCTATATGTTCTAA
- a CDS encoding outer membrane homotrimeric porin, translated as MKRLITLAIMVAFILGTVGMAKAIEFQAKGDWQIGINAVSNPTFDSDDDQDEFMATTRVRTTFEFIANENLKGVMRVHSGDRRWGDGGSGSQIGREGAVGNSSFEYDRAYLDFMIPNSPVNMKVGKQPIAFPNTLGSHIFDNSLWAVSASSSVIDMVDVTVGWARIDDTFADGDNKNDEYDLFYGIVPVNMDGFAVNPFVAYGMKGSDHAGATESSGVFWAGLNFTVDMFDPIVVMGDFNYGTHGSTETASGDVGDEARGWIADLAVQYKMDMVTPEVFILYESGESRSSGAIDNRSKIMPSIGGDLFGVSTFAMSGSPLRGIGRATLDGYAGISAWGPSGKMAVGGKLGDMSFLDDVTHDLQLTYYQGTNHKDNEGLFTTRDSAWEVTFDTSYQMYENLAAILELGYLHPSINNSSDRGIEDDAAFKAATGFRYLF; from the coding sequence ATGAAACGTTTAATTACTCTGGCCATCATGGTCGCCTTTATCCTGGGCACAGTGGGTATGGCAAAGGCCATCGAATTTCAGGCCAAAGGTGACTGGCAGATCGGTATCAACGCAGTGTCCAATCCCACTTTTGATTCCGATGACGATCAGGATGAGTTTATGGCCACCACACGTGTCCGGACCACTTTTGAATTCATCGCCAACGAAAACCTCAAGGGCGTAATGCGCGTGCATTCCGGTGATCGTCGCTGGGGAGATGGTGGTTCTGGAAGTCAGATAGGCCGTGAAGGAGCTGTAGGTAACAGTTCTTTTGAATACGATCGGGCCTACCTTGATTTCATGATCCCCAACAGTCCGGTAAATATGAAAGTTGGTAAGCAACCCATTGCATTCCCGAACACTCTGGGGTCCCATATTTTTGACAATTCTCTTTGGGCCGTGTCCGCCTCTTCTTCAGTCATTGATATGGTTGATGTGACTGTAGGCTGGGCAAGAATAGATGATACATTTGCTGATGGCGACAACAAAAATGATGAATATGATCTCTTTTATGGTATTGTTCCCGTGAATATGGATGGCTTCGCAGTTAATCCTTTTGTTGCCTACGGTATGAAAGGCTCTGATCATGCAGGAGCCACTGAATCTTCTGGTGTATTCTGGGCAGGTTTAAATTTTACTGTAGATATGTTTGATCCTATAGTAGTCATGGGTGACTTCAATTATGGTACGCATGGAAGTACTGAGACCGCCTCCGGTGATGTGGGAGACGAAGCTCGTGGCTGGATCGCAGACTTAGCTGTTCAGTACAAAATGGATATGGTAACACCTGAAGTATTTATCCTTTACGAATCTGGTGAATCCAGGTCAAGTGGCGCTATTGACAATAGAAGCAAAATTATGCCCAGCATTGGTGGTGACCTTTTTGGAGTATCCACATTTGCTATGAGCGGTTCTCCTTTGCGCGGCATAGGCCGGGCAACATTAGACGGCTACGCTGGCATTAGTGCATGGGGACCCTCCGGAAAAATGGCTGTTGGCGGAAAGCTTGGTGATATGAGCTTCTTGGATGATGTAACTCACGACCTGCAGCTTACCTATTATCAAGGTACTAACCACAAGGACAATGAAGGTCTTTTTACTACCAGAGATAGTGCATGGGAAGTAACGTTTGATACTAGCTATCAAATGTATGAAAATCTGGCTGCCATCCTGGAGTTGGGTTATCTCCATCCCAGCATCAATAATTCCAGTGATCGCGGCATTGAAGACGATGCTGCTTTCAAGGCCGCCACAGGTTTCCGTTACCTGTTCTAA